Genomic segment of Salvia splendens isolate huo1 chromosome 12, SspV2, whole genome shotgun sequence:
ACTCAGTCATGTGCAGCTGCAAAAAAACATAGGGGCGCACCTAATTACTCAAATTAAGCTCCAATTACGACCTAATAGAGTGAAATAAAAGGTGAATTGAGCCCCAAACCAGATGAAAACGGAAAATTCAGACGTGAAACAGATCAGCAAGCACGGAAACAATTCAATTACAGAAAGACGAACCACGGAATCAACGATTAAGGCAACGCAGAGAAACGAAAGAAGCTTAATTAGAAGGACTCACGGCGAAAACGAAATCACAGCGCGCCTCGCAGAAATGAAGATCGGTGGTTTTTTACGGCGAAAGAGAGATATGCATAATTCTGAGGGGGCAGGCGGCGGGGGGTGGCGGTGGGGGACGGCGGTGAATTCTTCAAGGGATTGAATTCGAGAGAGTTTGAGAATCCGGCGAAGGTCGGAAGCTGATTTTAGCTTTCTCACTGCAAGTCGATGCTATTCTATATTTGACGGTTTTGCCCTTTGCCCTTTGCCCTTTGCCTCTTGCCTCCTAGAGCTGTGACCATAGCTCTTCACTACAACAAGTTGATGCTATTCTGCATTTGACGACTTTGCCCTCAATGCAAGTTGATGCTATTATGCGTTTGACGACTTTGCCCTTTGCCTGATGACGAAGTTACTTAGGCGGGACAACTACACCACACATAAGGATATCTACACCGTTTTTGGTAAGGATTGAACTCATAATTCTCAGTCAAACGTAATCAACTTTGTCATTTGAATTATGTTTCACTTGTCTCATATGTAATTATCATATTCTGTTGATTATTTTATACGGTAAGTAGGTGGGATTAGACCGTGAAATACTGAAATGCAATTCAGATCGTAAGATGTTTCTTGTCAATCCAATAGGTGGAAGCTTCGAGTCAGAACATGGATGAAAGAGAAACATTATTGATcattcttaaaaaaaaaatagaaggaATACTATATCTACACTATCATAATGTTAGGAATCAACATCACAAGTATGCCAGATTGAGCACAAAACCATTCTCTAATAAAATCTTGTGATGTCTCAGTCTTATCATAAAATAGAGTATTTATCAATTTGGAATGGTGTAGGTTCATTAAATTAGGCTAGATGGCTTTCTTTGAATAGTATTTATAGCATATGGTTTTATTGTAGTATTACAAAGAGCAACTTGGTGCTAGGTGGGATAGTAGGACTAGAGGAATATTTGATCATGGAAATTTTCAAACACTTGTGCAAAAGGCAAGAAAGTAGGGTACTGTTTGAGTaagaataattttaaaaaatgtttagtTCGATTTGACATATTCAAGTCGTagtattttttagtgaattttttttttctctctggGTTTATTCAATTCTttctctttaatttaattttacaattttatacTAAATCATAAAAATAGTCTTGTCAGTGGACGACATAGATTTagatgcaaaattgataaattaatcGAATGCGAGATAGAGATGTTGAAATATTGTTAGTTGCAACTAAGACCCATTTAATTTACTAACAAAACTTAATACGAATATACAAAGATATTTTTGATGGACAAAACAAGAgtcttattttttttggaatgaggtagaatattttttaaatacttGTAACGCCTAACTTTAATAATTCATAAACGTTGCATGAATACGTTGACTTCTTGTCTCCCATTTGCATGGAAAGACGTTTTTGGATGCTCACCAATTTCGTGGAAGAAGAAACGTTTATGACTTGAAGGTCGTAGGGATAAAAtagtgcaattttttttattatgtctAATTAAAGAGAAAACTATGATTATGTAtatgattatttataattatattttcttttcacGTGATGCATAAAAATCAGTGGCGTATGCAAGtgggtacaactgtacccccaaagttcatgatattaatACTACATGTATTGGTGTTTTACAACAAAGCTTGGTGCTCCAGTGGTTTGTTGCTCATAATGTCCCTCATAGCTCCGAATTCGATTCTTGGCTGGGGCCAGCGCTTTTaccttttcctttccttttccctTTTGATTTATGAAAACTACCTTTCTATTTCTATAgtcatcatttttatttttgttatgcaTTCTCCTTTTCATTGTTTTAATTATGATTatgtttgaatatttttttatttctgtactaacattttcatttttgttaccGTACGTGCACTTTTaccttttcctttcctttcccTTTTTGATTTATGAAAACTACATTTCTATTTCTACAGTCAtcgttttcatttttgttatgCATTCtccttttcattattttaattatgtttatgtttgaatatttttttatttttgtactaacattttcattttcatttttgttaccGTACGTAGTAATTAGTttttttagttagttaattatttgCACTTCTACTAACATTTTCGTTATTGTAATGTAGTACTCCAGTAAATAATTTTTAGTTAGGTAAAAATTtccactcctattttattttatagataTTAGGATTGtttactatactttaattattttaattttccctATTAtgtttgttatttaatttattttaattgctttatttgtgataTCGatactctattttattttatcattttaagtaatgtaactcgcacttcaaataaaaaattcttagttttttattgcttttattttttaatatgaaattcttatttttaacattttaggtAATTCTCtcccgtcccactttaggagtctcatttgagtttggtacgtgttttaaaaaatgtaaagaaaaattggtgaaaaagatagtggaatgtgagtcccaTTCTTATATATTAATCTTATAATAAAGTATAAGTGAAATAATGTTAGTAGAACGTGGGGCCTATTgtcatttattgaatattttaacaGAAACTCTTAAAGTGGGattgatggagtattatttttagtacAACTCATACTTCATGTAAAAAATTCttactatttaaattatttttataatcaatatattttgtttataataattatttgtcATATAATTCATACCCCCAAATCAAAAACTCTGGATACGCCACTGATAAAAATTATTACTGTATTATTGAATTTCACTTAATTCATTGTCAAATTGAAATCAGAGATTTTTAATAATTGCAGCATTAtctttttttagtaaatttatattgtgtaaaaatttcaaatatataaatcaatagATTTCATATAAAATGGTGCATTCAGAGGTATTTTCTTCGCGTATGAAGACGATATATTTGATATAAGAGGGAAGAAAcattttattctataaataaatatagtaaaataaatataaattcttaaaattgaaatccaaatatttcaaaaatacaaTTTAACCACGCTTGGTATATCTAATACATGTCACCCTTATCACACGAAAccacataataataaaaaattattatagtttaaaataattgaaatagtTATAGTTTGGTAAGAATCAAATGTGCTCCATGCTGAGGCTGCAGAGTGAAGAGATGATGAGGAGCATGCGAATACGAGGGCGAAAGCTTGAACGAATAATTCTGCAGAATCATAACCATCGCCATCTTAACTTCCACCATCGTGAAGTTCTGCCCGATGCAAACCCTTGGCCCCGACCCGAACGGAATGTATATAGGCCTCCCCTGCGTCGCCTTCGACACGCCCTGAGAGAACCTCTCCGGATTGAATATGGCCGCGTCGTCCCCCCACAGGCGCGTGTCGTGGTGCATTGCTAGCAAGGGCAGCTGCATCTGCACTCCGGCCGGGATAGTGTACTTTCCGAAGTTCGCCTCCTTGTATGTAAGCCTGGCGAGCGTCGCTCCCGGTGTGTATAGCCTCAGAGCCTCGTGGAGGATCATGTTCATCTGCACGCAGAGGCGGACACATGTGTTAGAAGTGAAGGAAAAAGGGaggaattattattattattattattattattattattattattattattattattattattattattattattattattattattattagtattattattattattatttatttacttttgtgaggggtaaaattgtaattttacgTATTAGATCATAAATTTGGTCCTCCTGACAGTCTAGGATGACTATGTCTAGAGGTGACCAAGATTtacggttccggcggttaaccgcgaaACCGTAACCGGTACCGTGAGAATTTacccgaaccgaaaccgtcgaTTTTAGAACTGTTTCATAAAAGCTACTTAGATATCTATAGTGAAGATAAAATTCTACAAACGATGTCGTTTGATGTTTTTTACatccaaaaaaaattatgcaAGAAAGATAGTACTCACAGTTTCATAAAACACGTTACGGATTTTTCTAGTTTAAATTGTAAATTGAGGTGAAGAAAGCCAATACTCACAGTTTTTAGGTGGTTTAGCTCTTGATAATCAGGTTTCCCTTTCCCGAAACGCTCCAAAGCCTCGTCCCTGGCGCGTGTTTGCCAGTCCTCGTGCTTGCTCAGAAGGATCATTGTCCATACCAGCAAACAGACAGACGTTTCCTGGCCAACGAAGTAGAACACCTTGCACTCTTCCATCACTTCCTCCATTGACATTGCAGAAGCAGTTCCATTCTGCTTCACCTCATTTGCATTGGATTCCAATAGCATGCCCAATAAGTCATTCATGCTCGGCTCGCCCGCCTCCATCGCCTTCACCCTCTTCCCGATGACCCCGAGCACCCGTGACTCGATCTCATCCATGATTTCCTTCATCCTCCGGTTGTTTTTGGTGGGCAGCCATCGCGGGACGGGCATATGGCGACCGGCCTCGTTGATTCGCTCCACCTGCTCTCGCTGGAGCTTGAAGATCTTGTTTCCTTCCTCGTAGCTGCTCCCGAACACGGTTCTTGATATCACATCGCTCGTCATGGTCTGAAGATAAGGCCACACGTCGACTTCACATGATCCGGAGTCTGGTACGATCGCATCCCATTTCTTCAGCATGTCAACCGTGCTGACGTGGAATGCTGGAACCATATGCTGTTTCATTAAAGGTAGATATTagttttaatactccatccgtttcttcatagttgaggcgaaacttttcggcacggagttttagAAAGAAATGttgggtgtgttaaataaatagataaaaaagtaagagaaaaaaagtaagagaaaggaaaaggtagagagaataaagtataaagtgaataaagtagagagaataaagtaagagagaataagtaagaaagggaaaaaagttgtcatatatggaaatgactcaactatgaaggaacttctcgaa
This window contains:
- the LOC121758330 gene encoding cytochrome P450 72A225-like, with amino-acid sequence MDVFILSATISCAVVALIYLWKVLDWVWFTPKKLEKILRQQGFKGNSYKLFYGDFKEIGKIIGEALSKPMDFTNEIAHRATPIVHYATKNYGDDNFVWFGPRPAVCIREPEIIREILSKNNVYLKPTANLLGKMFKGVGTYEKEQWAKHRKLINPAFHVEKLKHMVPAFHVSTVDMLKKWDAIVPDSGSCEVDVWPYLQTMTSDVISRTVFGSSYEEGNKIFKLQREQVERINEAGRHMPVPRWLPTKNNRRMKEIMDEIESRVLGVIGKRVKAMEAGEPSMNDLLGMLLESNANEVKQNGTASAMSMEEVMEECKVFYFVGQETSVCLLVWTMILLSKHEDWQTRARDEALERFGKGKPDYQELNHLKTMNMILHEALRLYTPGATLARLTYKEANFGKYTIPAGVQMQLPLLAMHHDTRLWGDDAAIFNPERFSQGVSKATQGRPIYIPFGSGPRVCIGQNFTMVEVKMAMVMILQNYSFKLSPSYSHAPHHLFTLQPQHGAHLILTKL